The Pseudomonas orientalis genome contains a region encoding:
- a CDS encoding c-type cytochrome, translated as MKAIILMGMLFALPAQATTIAMEDQSQLQAAKHPSAPAFEPPQESELPDNAYGKLVRQGYGLFVDTKRLAPQFVGNGLNCSNCHLDQGRMANSAPLWGAYPMYPAYRKKNDKVNTFAERLQGCFQFSMNGGTPPAADSPEITALSVYAYWLSSKAPLGVELPGRGYPDVAQPANGYDLARGAEVYKGQCAICHGAQGQGQKVGEGYVMPPLWGQDSYNWGAGMHRINTAASFIKHNMPLGKIGSLSDQQAWDVAAYINSHERPQDPRLVEGSIENTRIKFHANDGVNLYGQTVDGVLIGQGIR; from the coding sequence ATGAAGGCGATCATATTGATGGGAATGCTGTTTGCACTGCCCGCCCAGGCGACAACGATCGCCATGGAAGATCAGTCCCAATTGCAGGCCGCGAAGCATCCCAGCGCCCCAGCCTTTGAACCGCCCCAGGAAAGCGAACTGCCGGACAATGCCTATGGCAAGCTGGTCAGGCAGGGTTACGGGTTATTCGTGGACACCAAGCGCCTGGCGCCGCAATTTGTCGGCAATGGGCTCAATTGCAGCAATTGCCATCTGGACCAAGGCCGCATGGCCAACTCGGCGCCGTTGTGGGGCGCGTATCCCATGTACCCGGCGTACCGCAAGAAGAACGACAAGGTCAATACTTTTGCCGAGCGCTTACAGGGCTGCTTTCAGTTCAGCATGAACGGCGGTACCCCACCGGCGGCGGACAGTCCCGAGATTACCGCGCTGTCGGTATACGCCTACTGGCTTTCCAGCAAGGCGCCCTTGGGTGTCGAACTACCGGGGCGCGGCTATCCCGATGTAGCGCAGCCCGCCAACGGCTACGACCTGGCCCGAGGCGCAGAGGTGTACAAAGGACAATGCGCGATATGCCACGGTGCCCAAGGGCAGGGGCAGAAAGTCGGCGAGGGGTATGTCATGCCGCCGTTGTGGGGTCAGGATTCTTACAACTGGGGGGCTGGCATGCACCGGATCAACACGGCCGCGTCGTTCATCAAGCACAATATGCCGCTGGGCAAGATTGGCAGCTTGAGCGATCAGCAGGCATGGGATGTTGCGGCATACATCAACAGCCACGAGCGCCCTCAGGACCCGAGACTGGTTGAGGGGTCGATCGAGAATACCCGTATCAAGTTTCACGCCAATGATGGGGTCAATCTCTATGGCCAGACGGTGGATGGCGTGTTGATCGGGCAAGGCATCCGTTAG
- a CDS encoding c-type cytochrome: protein MMSLERALVGGALWLLLGNAYALDGNKIFSEGGSQPGAMPCVACHGADGLGMAAAGFPRLAGLPAQYVRRQLAGYANGARSNPVMQPLASALTDAEIAALSDAVAAMPAPLIAAVPRSEMPANPIQKLALQGAWDRQVPACVSCHGPAGVGVGDAFPPLAGQPAAYLAAQLSAWQNGTRRNDPNDLMGHIAKALTPDEVQGVAHYFASLPVEAKP from the coding sequence ATGATGTCTCTGGAGCGAGCACTGGTGGGAGGCGCGTTATGGTTGCTGTTGGGCAACGCTTACGCGCTCGACGGTAACAAGATTTTTTCCGAGGGCGGTTCGCAGCCCGGCGCGATGCCCTGTGTGGCCTGTCATGGCGCCGATGGGCTGGGAATGGCCGCGGCGGGTTTCCCCCGGTTGGCGGGGCTGCCCGCCCAATACGTGCGCAGGCAATTGGCAGGCTACGCCAACGGGGCGCGCAGCAATCCAGTCATGCAGCCGTTGGCAAGCGCGCTCACCGATGCCGAAATCGCTGCGCTGAGCGATGCGGTGGCTGCGATGCCTGCCCCCCTGATCGCTGCGGTACCCCGTAGCGAAATGCCTGCCAACCCGATACAGAAGCTGGCCCTGCAAGGTGCGTGGGACCGCCAGGTCCCCGCGTGCGTCAGTTGTCACGGCCCCGCCGGTGTTGGCGTGGGAGATGCGTTCCCACCCCTGGCCGGCCAGCCCGCTGCTTATCTGGCGGCGCAATTGAGTGCCTGGCAGAACGGCACGCGGCGCAACGATCCCAATGACCTGATGGGTCATATCGCCAAAGCCCTGACGCCGGATGAGGTGCAGGGCGTGGCCCATTACTTCGCCTCATTGCCTGTGGAGGCCAAGCCATGA
- a CDS encoding DUF1883 domain-containing protein, protein MKFIHQREHLNEGDIVVIECSQTCNIRLMSDANFRSFKNGGRHTYHGGAFDKFPAKITAPSTGFWNITLDVVTRRAISVTRKPALSHKIRIVRRTSTKLS, encoded by the coding sequence ATGAAATTCATCCATCAGCGTGAGCACCTTAACGAGGGAGACATTGTCGTCATCGAATGCTCGCAGACCTGTAATATTCGTCTGATGAGCGACGCGAATTTTCGCAGTTTCAAGAACGGTGGCCGCCATACCTACCACGGTGGCGCGTTCGACAAATTCCCGGCGAAAATCACCGCACCCAGCACCGGGTTCTGGAACATTACCCTGGATGTGGTTACGCGCCGCGCCATCAGCGTTACCCGCAAGCCGGCGCTGTCCCACAAGATTCGCATCGTTCGTCGCACCAGCACCAAGCTGAGCTGA